One Candidatus Acididesulfobacter guangdongensis genomic window carries:
- the rsmH gene encoding 16S rRNA (cytosine(1402)-N(4))-methyltransferase RsmH, giving the protein MFMDNIEHIPVMLNESIELLNIKQSSIYVDGTAGAGGFSEEILKLSAPDGVLVALDSDENAVNYVKLKLEKKFDKKRFNVFHSNFSDIDLVIRDAGFEKVDGIVLDLGISSIQLESGRGFSFKDEGYLDMRINTDGKTTAFDIVNYYREEEISDILWNYGDERFSRKIAKKIIEYRKKKLIETPLELSKLIKNSIGYRQNGRNKIDPATRSFLALRIAVNNEYEYLMQFLNKLKNILNHGAVVCIIAFHSGEDRLVKNFFKNNKDFYIMTKKPLVPSFEEIKANPRSRSAKLRAASFICQK; this is encoded by the coding sequence ATGTTTATGGACAACATAGAACATATTCCTGTTATGCTGAATGAGTCGATTGAGCTGCTGAATATAAAACAGAGTAGTATCTATGTTGACGGCACTGCGGGGGCGGGCGGATTTTCTGAAGAAATTTTAAAGTTATCTGCGCCTGACGGGGTTTTAGTAGCTTTAGACAGCGACGAAAATGCCGTTAATTATGTAAAGTTAAAATTAGAAAAAAAGTTTGATAAAAAAAGATTTAATGTTTTCCATTCTAATTTTAGCGATATTGATTTAGTTATCCGCGATGCAGGTTTTGAAAAAGTCGACGGTATCGTGCTGGATTTAGGTATAAGTTCTATTCAGCTTGAAAGCGGCAGGGGTTTCAGCTTTAAAGATGAAGGGTATTTAGATATGAGAATAAATACCGACGGCAAAACTACCGCTTTTGATATTGTAAATTATTATCGTGAGGAAGAAATTTCAGATATCCTATGGAATTACGGAGATGAAAGGTTTTCAAGAAAAATTGCAAAGAAAATTATCGAATATAGAAAAAAAAAATTAATAGAAACTCCGCTGGAGTTATCAAAATTGATTAAAAATAGCATAGGTTACAGGCAAAACGGAAGAAATAAAATAGATCCGGCTACAAGGTCGTTTTTGGCTTTAAGAATTGCCGTGAATAACGAATATGAATATTTAATGCAATTTTTAAATAAATTAAAGAATATTTTAAATCATGGAGCGGTTGTCTGTATTATAGCCTTCCATTCAGGTGAAGACAGATTAGTAAAAAATTTCTTCAAAAATAATAAAGATTTTTACATAATGACAAAAAAGCCTTTAGTCCCGTCATTTGAAGAAATTAAGGCAAATCCGAGATCTAGAAGCGCAAAATTAAGAGCGGCGAGTTTCATATGTCAAAAATAA
- the mraZ gene encoding division/cell wall cluster transcriptional repressor MraZ, whose amino-acid sequence MLSGRYVHSIDDKGRIKLPLKIKEALLSNYNDTNLVITNLDKCLVVYPVEEWRKLEEKALKLPSMQKDVLEFLRYFFSGGLELELDSQDRFLIPSSLRSSGGLNKEAMIVGIINKFEIWDKGLWDNNFENAKANFETISATMSQIGF is encoded by the coding sequence ATGTTAAGCGGAAGATACGTTCATTCGATAGATGATAAGGGCAGAATAAAGCTCCCGTTGAAAATAAAGGAAGCGCTCTTGTCTAATTACAATGATACCAATCTTGTAATTACTAATTTAGACAAATGTCTAGTAGTGTATCCCGTTGAAGAGTGGAGAAAGCTTGAGGAAAAGGCGCTTAAACTACCGTCAATGCAAAAGGATGTATTAGAATTTTTAAGATATTTTTTTTCAGGAGGGTTAGAATTAGAACTTGATTCTCAAGACAGGTTCTTAATACCGTCTTCGCTGAGGAGCAGCGGAGGATTGAATAAAGAGGCGATGATTGTAGGAATTATTAATAAATTTGAAATTTGGGATAAAGGGTTATGGGATAATAATTTTGAAAACGCAAAAGCAAACTTTGAAACTATATCCGCAACTATGTCGCAAATTGGTTTTTAA